CAGCCTGAAGGGCGCGGCGGCGATCCTCACCGGATCGGTCAGTCTGCTGTCGGACGCGCTCGAGTCGACGATCAACCTGACGACCGCTGTGATGACGCTGATTGTGCTGTTCATCGTCGCTCGGCCGGAGGACGACGACCACACCTACGGACACGGCAAGGCGGAGTACCTCTCCAGCGGCGCCGAGGGCGGTCTGATCCTGGCTGCATCCGCCGGGATCATTTTCGTCTCGGTGCGGCGGCTGATCAACCCGCTGCCCGTGTCGCACCTGGACGTTGGCCTGGTGGTCATCGGGGTGGCAACGCTGATCAACCTCATCGTCGCGACCCTGCTGATCCGAGTCGGTCGGCGAGAACGCTCGGTCGCCCTCGAGGCCGACGGCCGCCATCTGATGACCGATGTCTGGACATCGGTGGGCGTGATCATCGGCGTTTTGATGGTCTACCTCACAGGCATCGTGCGCCTCGACCCGATCATTGCCATCCTCTTCGGCGCCAACATCGCGGTGACCGGGATCCGCCTGATGGTTCGCTCGACACAGGGACTGATGGACTCGGCTGTTCCCAAGGAAGAAGTCCAGGCGATCACTGCTACGCTTGACCGACATGCCGAGGCTGGCCTTCAGTATCACGCGCTGCGCACACGACAGTCAGGCTCCCGCAGCTTCGCCTCCTTTCACATTCAGGTGCCGGGTGAGTGGACCGTGCAACGCGGGCATGACCTGCTGGAACAGATCGACCTTGAGCTTCACAGGACGCTTCCGTACTTGACGGTTTTCTCACACATCGAGCCCATGGAGGATCCCCGCTCGTTTCAGGACATCCACCTCGACCGTCCCGACATCGATCAGTTGATGCAGCAGCAGGACCTCCCGCCCTCGCCTTAGCAGGCTGCAGAAGAACCCTCACGATAGAAGAGGCATTGGCATAGGTTCGGGTTTGGGCTTCGCCCAAACCCGAACCTATGCCGTTTTCTCCTGGTTGATGTACGTTTCCCGCAGGCTCCTACTCCCTTCCTTCCCGGCGCGCCTTAGCGCCCGGAGCGTGGCCGCCTAGAGATGGGTGAGGTTCTCATCCCCAGCCAGGAGCATCGCCTTGTCTTCACCTCGAGACTTGTCACCCCCGCCCAACTACCAACGGCCCCTGGGGTGCGTCCATGGCTGGCAAACAATCTGAGGGCGCGGCTGGCAGCTCTGGCCTCGAGCGTTGGGCGGGTTGGCCCTGCGAGTGCCTTCGTCGCGGCAGCGGGGCGCCGCGGGAATCAGCCTCGCCGGCGCCGTCCCCAGGGGG
The sequence above is a segment of the Anaerolineales bacterium genome. Coding sequences within it:
- a CDS encoding cation diffusion facilitator family transporter is translated as MKPSSNPRRFAWLAIAAAVLTISLKGAAAILTGSVSLLSDALESTINLTTAVMTLIVLFIVARPEDDDHTYGHGKAEYLSSGAEGGLILAASAGIIFVSVRRLINPLPVSHLDVGLVVIGVATLINLIVATLLIRVGRRERSVALEADGRHLMTDVWTSVGVIIGVLMVYLTGIVRLDPIIAILFGANIAVTGIRLMVRSTQGLMDSAVPKEEVQAITATLDRHAEAGLQYHALRTRQSGSRSFASFHIQVPGEWTVQRGHDLLEQIDLELHRTLPYLTVFSHIEPMEDPRSFQDIHLDRPDIDQLMQQQDLPPSP